One window of Mus caroli chromosome 11, CAROLI_EIJ_v1.1, whole genome shotgun sequence genomic DNA carries:
- the Mapt gene encoding microtubule-associated protein tau isoform X6 — translation MTDPRQEFDTMEDHAGDYTLLQDQEGDMDHGLKAEEAGIGDTPNQEDQAAGHVTQEPEKVEIFSQSLLVEPGRREGQAPDSGISDWTRQQVSSMSGAPLLPQGLREATCQPSGTRPEDIEKSHPASELLQRGPPQKEGWGQDRLGSEEEVDEDLTVDESSQDSPPSQASLTPGRAAPQACSGSVCGETARVPGLPTEGSVPLPADFFSKVSAETQASQPEGPGTGPMEEGHEAAPEFTFHVEIKASTPKEQDLEGATVVGAPGEEQKAQTQGPSVGKGTKEASLQEPPGKQPAAGLPGRPVSRVPQLKARVASKDRTGNDEKKAKGADGKTGAKIATPRGAASPAQKGTSNATRIPAKTTPSPKTPPGSASKQPQRKLPPAGAKSERGEPPKSGERSGYSSPGSPGTPGSRSRTPSLPTPPTREPKKVAVVRTPPKSPSASKSRLQTAPVPMPDLKNVRSKIGSTENLKHQPGGGKVQIINKKLDLSNVQSKCGSKDNIKHVPGGGSVQIVYKPVDLSKVTSKCGSLGNIHHKPGGGQVEVKSEKLDFKDRVQSKIGSLDNITHVPGGGNKKIETHKLTFRENAKAKTDHGAEIVYKSPVVSGDTSPRHLSNVSSTGSIDMVDSPQLATLADEVSASLAKQGL, via the exons AACCGGAGAAGGTCGAGATTTTCTCACAAAGTTTGCTTGTCGAACCAGGGCGTCGTGAAGGCCAGGCCCCAGATTCGGGGATCTCAGACTGGACCCGCCAACAGGTGTCTAGCATGTCTGGGGCTCCCCTCCTGCCACAAGGCCTCAGAGAGGCTACATGTCAACCTTCGGGAACAAGACCTGAGGACATAGAGAAAAGCCACCCGGCCTCTGAGCTGCTGCAGCGAGGGCCACCTCAGAAGGAAGGCTGGGGCCAAGACAGGCTGGGGAGTGAGGAAGAGGTGGATGAAGATCTCACCGTGGATGAATCATCCCAGgattcccctccctcccaggccTCCCTGACCCCTGGCAGGGCAGCCCCTCAGGCCTGCTCCGGCTCTGTCTGCGGGGAGACCGCCCGCGTGCCTGGGCTCCCAACTGAGGGTTCCGTCCCACTTCCTGCTGATTTCTTCTCCAAAGTCTCCGCAGAGACCCAGGCCTCGCAGCCCGAAGGGCCTGGCACGGGGCCCATGGAGGAAGGGCACGAGGCTGCCCCTGAGTTCACGTTCCACGTGGAAATCAAAGCCAGCACGCCCAAGGAACAGGATTTGGAAGGGGCGACAGTGGTGGGGGCCCCCGGAGAGGAGCAAAAGGCCCAGACCCAGGGCCCCTCTGTGGGAAAGGGCACCAAAGAGGCTAGCCTTCAGGAACCTCCTGGCAAGCAACCTGCAGCCGGCCTGCCGGGGAGGCCAGTCAGTCGGGTTCCTCAACTTAAAG CTCGTGTGGCCAGCAAAGACAGGACAGGAAATGACGAGAAGAAAGCCAAG GGCGCGGATGGCAAAACCGGGGCGAAGATCGCCACACCTCGGGGAGCAGCCTCTCCGGCCCAGAAGGGCACATCCAACGCCACCAGGATCCCGGCCAAGACCACGCCCAGCCCTAAAACTCCTCCAGGGTCAG cttccAAGCAACCACAGAGAAAACTACCCCCTGCAGGGGCAAAATCTGAAAGAG GTGAACCACCAAAATCCGGAGAACGAAGCGGCTACAGCAGCCCCGGCTCTCCCGGAACGCCTGGCAGTCGCTCGCGCACCCCATCTCTACCAACGCCGCCCACCCGGGAGCCCAAGAAGGTGGCAGTGGTCCGCACTCCCCCTAAGTCACCATCAGCCAGTAAGAGCCGCCTGCAGACTGCCCCTGTGCCCATGCCAGACCTAAAGAATGTCAGGTCGAAGATTGGCTCCACTGAGAACCTGAAGCACCAGCCAGGAGGTGGCAAG GTGCAGATAATTAATAAGAAGCTGGATCTTAGCAACGTCCAGTCCAAGTGTGGCTCGAAGGACAATATCAAACACGTCCCGGGTGGAGGCAGT GTGCAAATAGTCTACAAGCCGGTGGACCTGAGCAAAGTGACCTCCAAGTGTGGCTCCTTAGGGAACATCCATCACAAACCAG GAGGTGGCCAGGTGGAAGTAAAATCAGAGAAGCTGGACTTCAAGGACAGAGTCCAGTCGAAGATTGGCTCCTTGGATAATATCACCCACGTCCCTGGAGGAGGGAATAAGAAG ATTGAAACCCACAAGCTGACCTTCAGGGAGAATGCCAAAGCCAAGACAGACCATGGAGCAGAAATTGTGTATAAGTCACCCGTGGTGTCTGGGGACACATCTCCACGGCACCTCAGCAACGTGTCCTCCACGGGCAGCATCGACATGGTGGACTCCCCACAGCTTGCCACACTAGCCGATGAAGTGTCTGCTTCCTTGGCCAAGCAGGGTTTGTGA
- the Mapt gene encoding microtubule-associated protein tau isoform X7 → MTDPRQEFDTMEDHAGDYTLLQDQEGDMDHGLKAEEAGIGDTPNQEDQAAGHVTQGRREGQAPDSGISDWTRQQVSSMSGAPLLPQGLREATCQPSGTRPEDIEKSHPASELLQRGPPQKEGWGQDRLGSEEEVDEDLTVDESSQDSPPSQASLTPGRAAPQACSGSVCGETARVPGLPTEGSVPLPADFFSKVSAETQASQPEGPGTGPMEEGHEAAPEFTFHVEIKASTPKEQDLEGATVVGAPGEEQKAQTQGPSVGKGTKEASLQEPPGKQPAAGLPGRPVSRVPQLKARVASKDRTGNDEKKAKGADGKTGAKIATPRGAASPAQKGTSNATRIPAKTTPSPKTPPGSASKQPQRKLPPAGAKSERGEPPKSGERSGYSSPGSPGTPGSRSRTPSLPTPPTREPKKVAVVRTPPKSPSASKSRLQTAPVPMPDLKNVRSKIGSTENLKHQPGGGKVQIINKKLDLSNVQSKCGSKDNIKHVPGGGSVQIVYKPVDLSKVTSKCGSLGNIHHKPGGGQVEVKSEKLDFKDRVQSKIGSLDNITHVPGGGNKKIETHKLTFRENAKAKTDHGAEIVYKSPVVSGDTSPRHLSNVSSTGSIDMVDSPQLATLADEVSASLAKQGL, encoded by the exons GGCGTCGTGAAGGCCAGGCCCCAGATTCGGGGATCTCAGACTGGACCCGCCAACAGGTGTCTAGCATGTCTGGGGCTCCCCTCCTGCCACAAGGCCTCAGAGAGGCTACATGTCAACCTTCGGGAACAAGACCTGAGGACATAGAGAAAAGCCACCCGGCCTCTGAGCTGCTGCAGCGAGGGCCACCTCAGAAGGAAGGCTGGGGCCAAGACAGGCTGGGGAGTGAGGAAGAGGTGGATGAAGATCTCACCGTGGATGAATCATCCCAGgattcccctccctcccaggccTCCCTGACCCCTGGCAGGGCAGCCCCTCAGGCCTGCTCCGGCTCTGTCTGCGGGGAGACCGCCCGCGTGCCTGGGCTCCCAACTGAGGGTTCCGTCCCACTTCCTGCTGATTTCTTCTCCAAAGTCTCCGCAGAGACCCAGGCCTCGCAGCCCGAAGGGCCTGGCACGGGGCCCATGGAGGAAGGGCACGAGGCTGCCCCTGAGTTCACGTTCCACGTGGAAATCAAAGCCAGCACGCCCAAGGAACAGGATTTGGAAGGGGCGACAGTGGTGGGGGCCCCCGGAGAGGAGCAAAAGGCCCAGACCCAGGGCCCCTCTGTGGGAAAGGGCACCAAAGAGGCTAGCCTTCAGGAACCTCCTGGCAAGCAACCTGCAGCCGGCCTGCCGGGGAGGCCAGTCAGTCGGGTTCCTCAACTTAAAG CTCGTGTGGCCAGCAAAGACAGGACAGGAAATGACGAGAAGAAAGCCAAG GGCGCGGATGGCAAAACCGGGGCGAAGATCGCCACACCTCGGGGAGCAGCCTCTCCGGCCCAGAAGGGCACATCCAACGCCACCAGGATCCCGGCCAAGACCACGCCCAGCCCTAAAACTCCTCCAGGGTCAG cttccAAGCAACCACAGAGAAAACTACCCCCTGCAGGGGCAAAATCTGAAAGAG GTGAACCACCAAAATCCGGAGAACGAAGCGGCTACAGCAGCCCCGGCTCTCCCGGAACGCCTGGCAGTCGCTCGCGCACCCCATCTCTACCAACGCCGCCCACCCGGGAGCCCAAGAAGGTGGCAGTGGTCCGCACTCCCCCTAAGTCACCATCAGCCAGTAAGAGCCGCCTGCAGACTGCCCCTGTGCCCATGCCAGACCTAAAGAATGTCAGGTCGAAGATTGGCTCCACTGAGAACCTGAAGCACCAGCCAGGAGGTGGCAAG GTGCAGATAATTAATAAGAAGCTGGATCTTAGCAACGTCCAGTCCAAGTGTGGCTCGAAGGACAATATCAAACACGTCCCGGGTGGAGGCAGT GTGCAAATAGTCTACAAGCCGGTGGACCTGAGCAAAGTGACCTCCAAGTGTGGCTCCTTAGGGAACATCCATCACAAACCAG GAGGTGGCCAGGTGGAAGTAAAATCAGAGAAGCTGGACTTCAAGGACAGAGTCCAGTCGAAGATTGGCTCCTTGGATAATATCACCCACGTCCCTGGAGGAGGGAATAAGAAG ATTGAAACCCACAAGCTGACCTTCAGGGAGAATGCCAAAGCCAAGACAGACCATGGAGCAGAAATTGTGTATAAGTCACCCGTGGTGTCTGGGGACACATCTCCACGGCACCTCAGCAACGTGTCCTCCACGGGCAGCATCGACATGGTGGACTCCCCACAGCTTGCCACACTAGCCGATGAAGTGTCTGCTTCCTTGGCCAAGCAGGGTTTGTGA